In Naumovozyma castellii chromosome 1, complete genome, one DNA window encodes the following:
- the NUP133 gene encoding Nup133p (ancestral locus Anc_5.675), with amino-acid sequence MSSPQPIFQLRKDLRSEPETAQTVDSSKPNQILANQQSKVLTENEKYIIERIPTSEQFESLKPSNCNGLVDVISNTALINDKENLYIWDYTSRHTNYKKIPLPVDSLSATCLLTWPITMDDTTTQLFKESGAHVINNGVCIINKQTGIITYYQDIESINNLYTQLSRSLAHVLDVNLGRNEVITLTLNVEPSGLLVATSHGRVLYITLRDHMGKPKIQLKQQLIKSHNKFIFKMFSNSTKIVSLKAGPLLGKGERLVYITTSSGDFQVWQLSPSSTIKRVDRNIFNDVLDSLQDLYPFANGTLTILDSHPLDSNKWDSHIFLSSISEGSRTFYILSTIIFDEQSKIATIFSTYRLNTYVLPLDSNQTPKLYVPEAVQTNRPLENNEEKPNGNIISILVLFPKAIVLTQISAKLDASFTLRRKWEDIISLNENINIIGTGYGLNQLCLMSNTIFPSESTATTLDIIKLSLKKSQLENENENENEIGFIKSHIDQAVYFSNVVSNPIQFNLPKSLTLDQETIENDLLTSMNEIFSSTGKYIPPIVPDKLDIHLKRRIDYFENLLEFIRINFNDKTSVQLKLSLIENFEIMNCLYSLLPYLGKNELNSLSGILNAEGLTIDTLIVGYLDKFPKIFTQLLKDTIFDRTFVNRDANFKSKLSDLLISTIYEAVLEQGEKNLRYELFQLNPTSEVSNELPWFTNYDLLHSINELFFKFKFSLDKNDIVDEPTSNKFLTLVKTLYYLFDQVKNWVAQDSTNRMALSTINEINTLYKENHVGWNEVLCELNLNDESLKITEFYMDLEALVQTLQTLDAKDTNNTSELYDAYFDKFQYGFGSTLFEYFIKTKQLEKVFYKFPKQHDMLVKFFQQNKELYGNVAWIQEILDNQYGDAFKTLKSIPVIGNSVYDNKLNLNVAKLSILADSENNELNVEALTEIQSELDVVDGMVDVIGRLRLAKLNKRYADNEFNKVFVQISGKLKENITVELRDLIEVYTMLEDIDGFYCALKLLSFQGQMLNYESLVSLRNMVWRRCLLLEEFSEDYSNTPIFKVLQRYFQDELFYNTPLPNLSEILDSSLLTDEYLANTYGKFNVDVTDIKRCLQDEFNGLEQTFYPDLEKHIQAIIGLANESTGNKCTINYENNTVES; translated from the coding sequence ATGAGCTCTCCTCAACctatttttcaattaagaaaagattTGAGATCAGAACCGGAGACCGCTCAGACAGTCGACTCCTCTAAACCCAATCAAATACTTGCCAACCAACAAAGCAAAGTATTGACCGAAAATGAGAAGTACATAATAGAGCGAATCCCTACTTCAGAACAGTTTGAGTCTTTGAAACCATCCAATTGCAATGGACTTGTTGATGTAATCTCAAATACAGCTCTCATTAACGATAAAGAAAATCTTTATATTTGGGATTACACTTCGAGACATACgaattataaaaaaattccatTACCAGTTGACTCTCTTTCTGCTACATGTTTACTGACATGGCCCATCACAATGGATGACACGACCACgcaattattcaaagaaagtGGAGCTCACGTCATTAATAATGGTGTATGCATAATCAATAAACAAACGGGAATAATCACATATTATCAAGATattgaatcaattaataatttgtaCACCCAGTTATCAAGGAGTTTGGCTCATGTACTTGACGTTAATCTCGGGAGAAATGAGGTTATTACATTGACGCTAAATGTGGAACCATCGGGTCTATTGGTGGCCACTTCCCACGGGAGAGTATTATACATTACACTAAGAGATCATATGGGAAAGccaaaaattcaattgaaacaacaattgattaaatCACATAACAAATTCATATTCAAGatgttttccaattccacaaagattgtttctttaaaagcAGGACCCCTATTAGGTAAAGGTGAACGGTTAGTATATATAACAACAAGCTCGGGTGACTTCCAAGTTTGGCAATTATCTCCTTCCTCCACCATAAAGAGAGTGGATCgtaacattttcaatgatgtGTTGGATTCTTTACAAGATTTATACCCATTTGCAAATGGTACTCTGACAATTCTAGATTCACATCCATTGGATTCAAATAAATGGGATAGCCATATATTTTTGTCATCTATTTCAGAAGGATCAAGAAcattttatattttatcCACAATAATATTCGATGAACAATCTAAAATTGCCACAATTTTTTCAACGTATAGACTGAACACATATGTTTTACCATTAGATTCAAATCAAACCCCAAAGTTATATGTCCCAGAAGCCGTTCAAACTAATAGGCCCTTAGAAAATAACGAGGAAAAGCCTAACGGAAATATAATATCAATTTTGGTATTGTTTCCAAAAGCGATTGTTTTGACTCAAATAAGCGCTAAGTTGGATGCTTCATTTACTTTAAGAAGGAAATGGGAAGACATTATCAGCctaaatgaaaatattaacaTTATAGGAACAGGTTATGGGTTGAATCAATTGTGTTTAATGTCCAATacaatttttccttctgAGTCTACTGCTACGACATTGGATATCATAAAATTGTCACTAAAGAAATCTCAActtgaaaatgaaaacgaaaatgaaaacGAGATTGGGTTTATCAAATCTCATATAGATCAAGCTGTTTACTTCTCAAATGTTGTATCTAATCCtattcaatttaatttaCCAAAATCTCTTACTTTGGACCAGGAAACTATCGAAAATGATTTGCTAACCTCAATGAACGAGATTTTCTCTTCTACTGGAAAATATATACCTCCAATCGTCCCCGACAAATTAGACATTCATCTAAAGAGAAGGAtagattattttgaaaatttgttaGAATTTATCagaattaattttaatgacAAGACATCAgttcaattgaaattgtcattaattgaaaatttcgAAATTATGAATTGTTTATACTCATTACTTCCATACCTCGGAaagaatgaattaaattcGTTGTCCGGAATATTAAATGCTGAAGGTTTAACAATCGACACTTTGATTGTTGGATATTTAGataaatttccaaaaatatttactCAGCTACTTAAGGATACAATTTTTGATCGAACATTTGTAAACAGAGAtgccaatttcaaatcaaaattatcCGATTTACTAATATCTACCATTTACGAAGCGGTTCTTGAACAAGGTGAAAAGAACTTAAGATACGAGTTGTTTCAATTAAATCCAACCTCAGAAGTGTCTAATGAATTACCATGGTTTACTAATTACGATTTATTACATTCCatcaatgaattattttttaaatttaaattctcCCTTGATAAAAATGACATTGTCGATGAACCTACGTCAAATAAATTCCTGACTTTAGTCAAGACATTATATTATCTTTTCGATCAAGTAAAAAACTGGGTCGCTCAAGATTCAACAAATCGTATGGCATTATCCACAATCAATGAAATCAATACTCTATATAAAGAAAACCATGTTGGTTGGAATGAAGTCTTGTGTGAATTAAACTTAAACGATGAGTCTTTAAAAATTACAGAATTCTACATGGATTTAGAAGCTTTAGTGCAAACGTTACAGACTCTTGATGCGAAGGACACAAATAATACATCGGAGCTTTATGATGCGTATTTTGATAAGTTTCAATATGGCTTTGGTTCCACGttgtttgaatatttcattaaaactAAACAATTAGAAAAAGTATTCTATAAGTTTCCAAAACAGCATGATATGTTGGTAAAATTTTTCCAGCAGAACAAGGAATTATACGGAAATGTTGCATGGATTCAAGAGATACTAGATAACCAATATGGAGATGCATTTAAAACGTTGAAATCCATCCCGGTCATAGGAAACTCTGTttatgataataaattaaatttaaatgtgGCTAAACTAAGTATATTAGCTGATAGTGAAAACAATGAACTGAATGTCGAAGCTCTAACTGAGATACAATCTGAATTGGACGTCGTTGATGGAATGGTTGATGTTATTGGAAGACTGAGATTGGCTAAACTGAACAAGAGATACGCAGATAACGAATTTAACAAAGTATTCGTTCAAATATCGGGCAAActgaaagaaaatattactGTTGAATTAAGAGATTTAATAGAAGTTTATACCATGTTGGAAGATATAGATGGATTTTACTGCGCACTCAAGTTACTATCATTTCAGGGACAAATGTTAAATTATGAATCATTAGTATCTCTAAGAAATATGGTTTGGAGAAGATGTCTTCTTCTGGAGGAATTTTCTGAAGATTATTCCAATACCCCCATATTTAAAGTATTGCAAAGGTATTTCCAGGATGAATTGTTTTATAATACTCCATTACCCAATTTATCAGAAATATTGGATAGCAGTCTATTAACTGATGAGTATTTGGCCAATACTTATGGCAAATTTAATGTGGATGTAACTGATATCAAGAGATGTTTACAAGATGAATTTAATGGATTGGAACAAACATTCTATCCAGATTTGGAGAAGCATATACAAGCTATAATTGGATTAGCAAATGAATCTACGGGGAACAAGTGTACTATTaattatgaaaataatacCGTGGAATCatag
- the VPS501 gene encoding sorting nexin family protein (ancestral locus Anc_5.670), translated as MEKQGIDDETINHSIGESEPKVMKQNLNHGSKRPLNTDANTLHLESLHLDEKYLKLFSKPRFKRERNTHISITRSEPKDGSALNNLASDDEPLISFDIQIHEPTRIPTDLGEKYVQYPVITKSAVFENQSTYVTRRYLDFRWLYRQLQNNHWGKIIPLPPPIEKLKNYFQTQNEMVLMLQKIAHDPILQRDQDFHLFLTSDNFENKSRLRDKITRSGAYLDNHDLSEIHISEIELLGYEDASNVLKNGGIEAPYHQNFISFMNSIPKYTEQDTFILEQEKKLEILRWQLTEISKTLDLIKGQRLELGSVVKESSNIFNSISKLELSKQGSTVITEFADGLKKEKILFEKFSQNETMRLNLNFQKYQSLLISMKAVFNQRKKLGLYLAIVEDELKRKENELKKLPLNNSGMEENVLANTLTDKAKVVNNEYITLKNRYNKIIEKWQLIGKTIKEEISDSEQGILKEFESALSTLIKNHIDYYKNDIEVLQRVK; from the coding sequence ATGGAAAAGCAAGGTATTGATGACGAAACTATAAATCATAGCATTGGTGAATCGGAGCCAAAAGTTATGAAgcaaaatttgaatcatGGCTCCAAGCGTCCCTTAAACACAGACGCAAATACCTTACATCTGGAATCACTTCACCTAGATGAAAAGTATCTAAAATTGTTCAGTAAACCCAGATTCAAGAGGGAACGGAACACACATATTTCTATTACAAGGTCCGAACCAAAGGATGGAAGTGCCTTAAATAACCTAGCTTCTGATGATGAGCCCTTAATATCTTTCGACATACAAATACATGAACCAACACGTATTCCCACCGACCTTGGTGAAAAGTATGTTCAATATCCAGTAATCACTAAATCTGCCgtttttgaaaatcaaTCAACATACGTAACAAGGAGATATCTCGATTTTCGATGGCTGTATAGGCAATTGCAAAATAATCATTGGGGAAAGATTATTCCATTGCCACCACCTAttgaaaaactaaaaaattatttccaaACTCAAAATGAGATGGTGTTAATGCTTCAGAAAATCGCTCATGATCCTATTTTACAAAGGGATCAAGATTTCCATTTGTTTTTAACAAGTGATaactttgaaaataaatctaGATTAAGGGATAAGATTACTAGATCTGGTGCTTATTTAGATAATCATGATTTATCTGAAATCCATATCAGTGAAATTGAACTTCTTGGATACGAAGATGCATCCaatgttttgaaaaatggtgGGATAGAGGCACCATACCaccaaaattttatatCATTTATGAATTCAATCCCCAAATATACAGAGCAAGATACATTTATActtgaacaagaaaagaaacttgaaattttaagaTGGCAATTGACTGAAATATCGAAGACATTGGATTTAATTAAGGGACAAAGATTAGAATTAGGGTCTGTCGTTAAAGAGTCaagtaatatttttaactcaatatcaaaattagaattatCCAAGCAAGGATCAACTGTTATTACAGAATTTGCAGATGGtttaaagaaagagaagatcTTATTTGAGAAATTCTCTCAAAATGAGACGATGAGGTTAAATCtcaatttccaaaaatatcAATCATTACTAATTAGCATGAAAGCCGTTTTtaatcaaagaaagaagttAGGACTTTATCTGGCCattgttgaagatgaactgaagaggaaggaaaatgaattaaagaaattaccGTTAAATAATTCTGGAATGGAGGAAAATGTGTTAGCTAATACCTTAACTGACAAGGCTAAAGTTGTTAATAACGAATACATTACCTTGAAAAATAGAtacaataaaataatagaaaagTGGCAATTAATTGgaaaaacaattaaagaagagaTAAGTGACTCTGAGCAAGGCATACTGAAGGAATTTGAATCGGCGTTGAGCACTTTGATTAAAAATCACATAGATTACTATAAAAATGACATAGAGGTACTACAAAGGGTGAAATGA
- the DAD2 gene encoding Dad2p (ancestral locus Anc_5.676), with the protein MSNQTDPQIYSKRQELEALKKITALTDTMKLQLGELSEQVQMMENNVDSVARVTAIWDSVMKSISQASLGLLQYAESDYEVGVWDESSQGKNRRLDNDEDSQLENENEKVLPLPETLVRITAGEEADNTPDINQDVAEEIREPSIEL; encoded by the coding sequence ATGAGCAATCAGACGGACCCCCAAATTTACAGTAAACGTCAAGAGCTGGAGgcattgaagaagataacGGCGTTGACGGACACAATGAAGTTGCAATTGGGTGAGTTGAGCGAACAAGTGCAAATGATGGAAAACAACGTGGATTCAGTCGCACGTGTTACGGCAATTTGGGATTCAGTGATGAAATCTATTTCACAGGCTAGTCTTGGTCTCTTGCAATATGCTGAGAGTGATTACGAAGTCGGAGTTTGGGATGAGTCTTCCCAAGGGAAGAATAGGCGTTTGGATAACGATGAGGATtctcaattggaaaatgagAATGAGAAAGTCTTACCATTACCTGAAACACTGGTGAGAATAACTGCTGGTGAGGAAGCCGACAATACTCCAGACATTAACCAAGATGTTGCAGAAGAAATCAGAGAACCATCGATCGAGCTATGA
- the TRZ1 gene encoding tRNase Z (ancestral locus Anc_5.671) produces the protein MFNLIPVTHPTADTKHPLLLLQSDQGEKYFFGKIPEGSQRVLTENKVKISKLENIFITGELDWSSVGGLPGMILTIADQGKSTLSLNYGNKLIDYVVSTWRYFVFRFGIDLKTKVLTNGMSFKDKLLSVNSIVISAQDDVDTSNIFSKTGISALNSIISNMFPKLSPTTRYDPSSDPHLNLELPRDFQRPQLKSSTSYEINFNPIRGKFKLDEAVRLGVPKGPLFAKLTKGESITLENGNIVTPEDVLEKERQFAKVLILDIPSDIYLDAFTKRFEAYDCNNLGAVYYFLGSDVNINSDLIKFMELFGNGQVQHFVSHPNLSPNTLVFLGATLTTLKLKALQVGNYNIPRIDNILSKDFYDCFRKSVPDGVSMIQAQEDPIASSLKSENVHVYSQNKTYVVDPYTKTNDEAANQSLNCQLQDDSQKKLNFSFQNAFNKHIKNLNFPSVTYENVIESELNVNNFNNTREKQRHVEVITLGTGSALPSKYRNVLSTLLKIPYIDSNNKVTNRCILFDAGENTVGTINRMFSQQDVATIFKDLKMIYLSHLHADHHLGIISIMNDWYKYNKDFPDSVLYIVTPWQYNKFVNEWMTLEDPELISRIKYISAEHLVNDSFVRMETKTISLDEFTKLTESPSKKRRKLELDKTSSYRNVTLIRQMYKDLNIANFQTCRAKHCDWAYSNSISFFTDSTCNKSFKVSYSGDTRPNIEKFSKEIGYRSDLLIHEATLDNELVEDAIKKKHCTINEAINVANEMEVEKLILTHFSQRYPKLPQMDNNITVKAKEYCFAFDGMIVDFEKLGEQQNVFPLLNQAFAEEKEEEKKNTDEETSI, from the coding sequence ATGTTCAACCTTATTCCAGTAACGCATCCCACAGCAGACACCAAGCATCCCTTGCTGCTACTACAATCAGATCAAggtgaaaaatatttttttgggAAGATCCCAGAAGGATCCCAAAGAGTATTAACAGAGAATAAAGTCAAGATCTCAAAATTGGAGAACATATTCATCACAGGTGAACTAGATTGGTCCAGTGTTGGTGGTCTTCCAGGAATGATTCTTACCATTGCCGATCAGGGAAAGTCAACACTTTCCCTAAATTACGGGAACAAACTCATTGATTATGTGGTATCCACTTGGAGGTACTTTGTTTTTAGATTTGGTATTGACTTGAAGACAAAGGTCCTTACTAATGGCATGAgtttcaaagataaattACTTAGTGTCAACTCCATCGTCATTTCTGCTCAAGATGATGTCGATACaagtaatattttttccaaGACAGGTATTTCTGCATTGAATTCCATTATCTCTAATATGTTCCCAAAATTAAGTCCGACCACCAGGTACGATCCTTCATCTGATCCacatttaaatttggaacTACCTAGAGATTTCCAGAGACCTCaattaaaatcatcaacttcttatgaaattaattttaacCCTATAAGAGGGAAGTttaaattagatgaagCAGTTCGTCTGGGGGTGCCCAAGGGGCCATTGTTTGCCAAACTAACTAAAGGTGAATCAATCACCTTAGAAAATGGTAACATTGTAACACCAGAGGATGTCCTAGAGAAGGAACGACAGTTTGCAAAAGTGTTGATACTTGACATTCCTTCAGATATTTATCTTGACGCATTTACTAAGAGATTCGAAGCATATGATTGTAACAATTTGGGAGCTGTTTATTACTTCCTTGGTAGTGATGTTAATATCAATAGCGATTTAATCAAGTTCATGGAATTGTTTGGTAATGGCCAAGTTCAACATTTCGTTTCTCATCCTAATTTGTCACCAAATACATTAGTGTTTCTAGGTGCTACATTGACAACTTTGAAACTAAAGGCTTTACAAGTTGGCAACTACAATATTCCAAGAATAGATAATATCTTATCAAAAGACTTTTATGACTGCTTTAGAAAATCGGTCCCTGATGGAGTATCCATGATACAAGCGCAAGAGGACCCCATTGCAAGTTCACTTAAATCTGAAAATGTTCATGTTTATTctcaaaataaaacataTGTTGTAGATCCCTATACGAAAACAAACGATGAAGCTGCAAATCAATCATTAAATTGTCAGTTACAAGATGATTCCCAGAAGAAactaaatttttcattccaaAATGCCTTCAACAAAcatataaaaaatttaaacttCCCCTCAGTCACATATGAAAATGTCATTGAATCGGAACTTAACGtgaacaatttcaacaatACAAGAGAAAAGCAAAGACATGTCGAAGTTATTACGTTGGGAACAGGAAGTGCATTACCATCGAAGTACAGAAACGTTTTATCTACCCTATTGAAGATCCCTTACATCgattctaataataagGTGACAAATAGATGTATACTATTTGATGCCGGTGAAAATACTGTCGGGACGATAAACAGAATGTTTTCTCAACAAGATGTAGCAACAATTTTCaaggatttgaaaatgatttatttgagTCATTTACATGCAGACCATCATCTAGGGATAATTAGTATTATGAATGATTGGTATAAGTACAATAAGGATTTCCCAGACTCAGTATTGTATATTGTTACTCCATGGcaatataataaatttgttaatgaaTGGATGACTCTGGAGGATCCAGAACTCATATCAAgaatcaaatatattagtGCTGAACATTTGGTTAATGACTCATTTGTTAGGATGGAGACCAAGACGATTTCATTGGATGAATTTACAAAACTAACTGAATCACCTTCCAAGAAGAGACGGAAATTGGAGTTGGATAAGACAAGTTCCTACAGAAATGTAACATTAATTAGACAAATGTACAAGGATTTAAACATTGCCAATTTTCAGACGTGTAGGGCTAAGCATTGTGATTGGGCTTATTCTAACTCGATTTCGTTCTTCACTGATAGTACCTGTAATAAAAGTTTCAAAGTTTCATATTCAGGTGATACCAGACCTAACATCGAAAAGTTCTCTAAGGAAATCGGATACCGTTCCGACTTATTGATCCATGAAGCTACGCTAGATAATGAACTGGTTGAAGATGCCATTAAGAAAAAACATTGTACCATCAACGAGGCCATCAATGTTGCTAATGAAATGGAGGTTGAAAAGCTAATCCTAACGCATTTTTCCCAAAGGTATCCAAAACTTCCACAAATGGATAACAATATTACAGTAAAAGCTAAGGAATATTGTTTTGCATTTGATGGTATGATTGtagattttgaaaaactaGGGGAACAACAAAACGTATTTCCACTGTTAAATCAAGCGTTTGCAGAAGAGAAGgaggaagagaagaaaaatactGACGAGGAAACTAGTATATAG
- the NCAS0A03290 gene encoding uncharacterized protein produces MVEFVVRDPPKKVIESDEPLSKDVIRAVIASGCSYTNCPEILTNIHRKRTVVRSLAVGPEMVCEECGYFCFEVGGERYEIEMPIIKNNGFDLISITDHDIIIENGFDLRRTEMGLQLIKGNLVIPTVKIGKLSYLEFSPKDGMGILKNINFPRRDIRVLTYSCTILRTEDTEDENALN; encoded by the coding sequence ATGGTCGAGTTCGTTGTTAGGGATCCTCCCAAGAAAGTTATTGAATCCGATGAACCGCTTAGTAAAGATGTTATTCGAGCAGTCATAGCGTCTGGTTGCTCTTACACAAATTGTCCAGAAATATTAACTAATATCCATCGTAAACGAACCGTCGTTCGGTCATTAGCTGTTGGTCCCGAAATGGTATGTGAAGAATGTGGATATTTCTGTTTTGAAGTTGGTGGAGAACGATACGAAATAGAGATGCCGATTATTAAAAACAATGGCTTTGACCTTATCTCTATTACAGACcatgatattattatagAGAATGGATTCGACTTGCGTCGAACTGAAATGGGTTTACAATTGATTAAAGGGAACTTAGTTATACCTACAGTAAAAATTGGTAAGTTATCTTACTTGGAATTCTCTCCGAAAGATGGAATGGGGATTCTCAAGAATAtcaattttccaagaagagACATTAGGGTGCTAACCTATAGTTGTACAATTTTGAGGACTGAGGATACAGAAGATGAGAATGCTCTTAACTGA